DNA sequence from the Prodigiosinella aquatilis genome:
CACCGACACTCAGGAAGGAGCAGAGCAAGATGAAATCGCCCGTCCCCTGCTGTGGGCAATAGTCAAAGTTCAGCATGTCGTCCATGAAGTGCGCCTGTATCGCACTTTCCAGCGCATGACAGTCCAATCCGGGGCGCGTTGAAAATGTCACAACGTCATACTCAATGCCGGTGAACGTTTCACCTTCCCTGATGCTTTCAATATTAAGAATAATGCTTTGCATAATGGGGTCTTACTTTAGAAGTTAGGTTTGAAACCCGTGGCCACGTTCAGGAAGCGCTTCGCCAGGTCATCCTGTGTCATAAAGCCATAAGCCAGCGGACGAAAGTCGCGGGAGGCCGGGTTAACCAGGAATAAAGCGGGGAAATGGCTGATGCCCATCCGGGCACTTTGCCCTGCGTCCTGGCGGCTGTCCGGCACCTGCGGGGAGATTTGGCCGTCCACGCTTACCGGGATTAACGAGATATGCCGCGTGCGGGCAAAGTCAGCCACCACCCCGGCCATCTGCGCATCAATCGGGTCACTGCCACGATAAAAGTAAAACATCCCGTATTGAGCTGACAGTTCGCTGATGGCCTGTGCCTGCTTGGCCTGATCGCTGGCCTGCTGCAGCGGTGCCGTACTGTTGTAGTGCGGGTGTTCGAGGTTGTAGTCCAGATCGGGATGATCCAACTGAGCCACCGCAAATGACTGGCTGAACATTGAGGCATGATCCGTCCAAAACTTCTGCCACCGCAGGAACGTCGCCGTGTTTTCGCTGGTCGGGTAGAGAATGGCGCGAGCCAAGGCCTCTCGCGTGTACCCCTTCAGCAAATTAGCCTGCTCAGTTGGCGATAGTTTGCTAAAATTCGGAACCGCCGGGGGCGGTATTGGTTCACTCCTCGACTCCTCCGGTTTTTTCTTCGGCTCGTTATACCAGTGCCAGCCAGTGAAGGGATCAACTGGTGACACCATAACGTCGGTAGGCGTTTGCCCCTTATCGGCAAACGCCGGGACGGCGCAGGTGATCAGACAAGCCAACAACACTTTTTTCATCACTTTCCTCCGGTCTGAGCGTTAACCTGTGCGGCAATGCGGTCTTTTGCTTGCTTCACCATTGCGGAGGAATCAGGGATTTTCTGGTTGGCCATCAGGTCACTGTAAAAGTCGGAAAAATTGATAAGATCAAAGTTAATGTTCTGCAGTTCCGATATAGTGATGCCACGGCAATTCGGCGAGTCGCCACTGCCAAAGCTTACACCGAGCTGATCACGCCGCCCCTGTTCTTGAATGATACGAGCAAGCTTGCCTCCGAACACGCAGTACACCTGCTTTTTCTGGATGCAAACACCCAGTACCGCATGGGCACAAGCTTGACCAACGCTGACCACGACTTTCTTTGCTTTTGCCTTACCTATAGCCATTTCTTCGCTGTTGCAGTTGGCCAGTCCCACGCTGTTACCCCATCCAGAGTCAACGCAGCAGTTAGAAAAGCCCGCCATCGCCTTACGACAGGACATTGCCTGCCCGGTGAAGGCCTTCACGTTGATCTGATCGTTTTTCACATCCTCACCGGCCGAGGCAAGCCCGGCGAGCTTCGCGACCGCCGTGTCGAAACCACTGTCCCCTGCACCTGTCGTATCATTGCAGTCACCGGTCATGCAAAAATAAGAACCTCCACACAACAGTCCCTCTGAGGTGTAGGTAGTCTGACACTGATAAGTGATGGTTTGATGGGTGCAATATCCACTCGTCGATTCTGAACATGATGTTCCAGTAGCGGTGCAATTGGCATTACTTATATAAGTCCCACAAGTACCCAAAGAGTCGGAAGGGACGTAATATTCATCAGTATATTGCCAACAGTCACTACTAACAGTTTGGCCATCAATTACTTTGGTACCACCCTCCGATGAACAAACTGTGTTTATTAAATTCCCTGTACTTTTATCAAAGTTGCATGATTCGGTAAAAGTTACTTGCGGAATCCATACTCTTTTTTCTGTTTTGACAACCAACGTAACTCTGATTTGATATATTCCACTTTTGAATGCATTCGCTCTTGTATCAGCATCTTGTTTTGCGAAATTACACCAAAAACCTGAACATCCATTTGTACTTGAAAAATGGAAAGTCAGCGCCTGACCGCTGACCAATGTGTATCCCACAGAACGATCAAGGCTATGGTCAAACTCATTAACCCAATTACCTAATGCTGTATTGAAGCCACCATCAGCATATGTAAAAGAAGAATTTAAAAAGGTTGTACTAAAAGATCCGGCTCCAGATTTTCCTGTGCGCGTTATATGCATATTCCCGCTGACAACCACGCCATTAACAGTAGGCGTAAACCCATAATAAATACCTAGGTTACCGTCATAGCGAAAGAAAAAATCCGAGTTTGTTAAAGTGATAGTTTGCTCTGTTGATTCAACAGACCAGTGCCCTGAAGCTGCTCCTGTTCTTGCACAGGTCTCAACAGTGCCAACATCCTTGTCACAGGAGTAATTTTCAAATGCCGTCTTAGAAACAACTGATGAAGTACATTGCGAATTAGTACCATTAGCAATGGTAGATGAATTCAATTCTGCATTTTTACCATTAGTTATGAAGGTAGCGGTCGAATCGATGGTTACCGCCGGGTTTGATGTTGACGAACTTATTACTGTCTGCGCAGTATCATTACTTTGCACCGCACTTGTGCCTGCATCTGCTAATCCGTTATCTCCGCCACTTACCCCACCATAATAACTACTTTGCGATGGATTGGCTGTATATCCTGAGATGGTTCCAGATATTACTCCGGTATCGTTCAGCGCATTAATTCCAAGCCCGGATGATTGTTTAGCCTCCGTCGTCCCCTGATTGAAAGCGTCATCCATGTTGTCCGATCGCGCCCCAAAACTTACAATGAAGCAGGCAACCAGTAATCCAACTCTCGCTTTCATAATTTGCCCCTCAAAATATCGCGGGCCGTTGCCGCACAATCTCCCTTATCAGCAATTTTTTCTAGAGCCTGGTACAAAGATAGGCTGCCGCGAATAACATCAAAATGACCAGGACAGGTTACAACGAGCGCCGGGACTGCCTTAATGCCATATTGCTGGTACAGCGTCGGGTCGATCTGGACCCCCACCTGCTTGTCCTTCTTTGACAGATCGAACATCACCGAGGCAGTTTTTCGAAAATCATTGTCCAGCAGACCGCGAAGAGTGGCAGGAATGCCGAAGCGCCGTGCGTCCTGTAGCATCGGCAGCACGCCTTCTTCGGGAATGCCGAGGCTTACAAAATACACAGCCCGTGGCGTGGTGCGTTCCACACTGTTCAGATCCGCCTGCGACGCAGCAATTTCATTTTGAAACTGTGACACCCTGCCCTGCTGAACATCTGGTAGGATGATGTTCGAACCCCTCAGTTGTGCTTGAAACTGTTCTAGTTCCCGTTGCTGTTGCTTCATGTACATCATGTCGTTAGCCGACACGATGGGTTGCTCCGCTGCCTGCGCAAATCGGACATAGAGCAGCGTGACACAGAGGCTCAGTGCCGTAATCAGAAGTTTGTTCATAATGGTCCTTACAAATAAACACAGTTGCGTTTTCGCCACATGAGGTAGCCGAAATTCTTTTTGGAGGCCGGGGAGTTATGTGTTGAGCCCCATAGTTGCGTGGAGGTACCAAACGGATGGCAATCACTAGGTTCCGGATACATATTGACCATCTGATAGCGCCATCGTGATTTCGGGATAATTGGAGACGGATACTCGTAACATACCGCCACGTCCGCCCCGACCGTCTCCATCAGCAAGCCCTCCCTGTGCAGTTTGAACGCCATCCGTTCACTGACCAGCACCGAGGCCTCCAGCGGCGAGAACTCGTTACTGGTATAACCGGTGAAGGGATACATCGAACCCTGAGCACCCGCACACCAAAAAAGTGGGTCTAACGGCATGCCCGCAGTCGAGGCAATGGAGTCTGCTGCGCAGGCACCCTGAGCCAGCAGGTTGGAAAACAGGCTCACCTCTGGATTAAGGATCATAGCCAGTGTGCTATCGTTCCAAAGTGGGTCCACCTCAGAGAGATAGGCAATATCCATGTCCCCCGTCTGCATGCAGCCCATTGTGGTAAGAATGTTCAGCCAGTAAATCAGTGGATACTTGTACCAGTGCACATGGTAAAATGCCCCTGGCGACGGTTTATCACTCTGCCCACCCGTCCCTGTCCCGGTACGCCCGAGGTTGATTTTGAAACCGCCCATGTTAACCATAACACCCGGCTCACGCGTCACATCGGTGAGTGCCATAGGCTCCCAGAAACCAATGGCTAGTCCCAAGCGATAAAATATACCGTAGGGACAAAGCTGGATCGGCGAAGCAGGATTAGGTGTGTCGGGATGCGAACCGGATGCCAGTTGAATACTGCCGAGCGTCATGGGAAACAGGCATTTCCAACAGACGTCGCTAATGGGGTTTACCCAGCGACCGTCACCGGCGTTAGCGCTTGCGCCGTGCGCCAGTGTACACAACATACCTCCCCATATTAAGGTGAGACAGAGAATGAGTCTACGCATTCGTCCTCCGACTGCTGTATGAGTGGCACGATCTTCCAGCCTAGTTTTGAGCAACTGTCAATGAACCGAGCTAGAAATTTCTGCGAATGACCACTCTGCATGTGGAGAGCTATATCCTCATCAATGTCATAGTCCAACGTGGTGAGATAATCCAGCCGCGTTCTTTCCACCTCAAGGGCAATCCTATTAAACGTATCGCCCGGCAGCAGGGACTCAAGACCCTCTGCGCTGGATAACGTATAGCCCTCTCGTTGGAGACTCCTGAGAAAACCAAACAAGATGGCATCAAAATAGGCTTCGTTCATCATGAGATGAAGGGCTTTCCCGGTGATGACTGCCTGGTATCTGTGCAGCGTTGAACGGGTCTCATCGTCCGCCAGCGCGTCATACAATGGTTCGTCACGTTGAGTTTCCGATTTATCACCAAACCTGAAGTAGATTTTGATGACTACTGCGAGGAGAATAAAAATGAAGACTTCCAGTAAAAATACCTTTTGGTAAGTGGTCAGTGATACGAAAAGATCAAGAATGCTCATACTTATTCAACCTTCAGCTACATGATGTGGCGGTGTGGGACGCGGCTGTTCAGGCAAGATTTCTGGGGGGACGGGGGGTGAGACTGTTTTTTTCAGCCCCCTGCGTTTAGAGTAATAAAGTAAGTAAATGAGCAGAAACACATCCAAAAAAAGAACAAACTGTGCCTGATGGCTATGAATATCGATGTTCGCCAGGCTGTCCATCACTCGCTCCTTTCTTTAGAAAGAGGCCCATGACGCTGGAGCACCGTGCGAATATCGTGGTCACTCAGTGACGCCAGGATGAGCGAGCTGCGAAGCTCGGCGCTCAGGGCCAGCAGCGTCTGCAGAGCCGCGCGGATAACCACCGATTCGGTGTAAAGTGGGTGTTCTTCGGTCATGGCCCGCAGGCCGTTTTTATCGGTGTCGCCCAGCCGCACGGTGGTGGCAAAGCGTTTGATGTTATCCGCGTCGTGATTGTCTTTAACGCAGTGATTCATTTCAGTGCCACCTCCTCGACCTTGAGCGTCCTGTCGTCGCGGCTGATACGTACCGGCGTATGCTCGAAGCCAAATTTTGTTGTCAGGGTGCCGTACTGGTCGAAGTACACCGGTTCATCCAGCGCATTGCTGCTGTCCCGGATATTGCCGTTCACCAGAATGACTTTGAAATTAACCTGCCCGGCCAGCTGCTGTTTCACCCACTTCATCTGCGCAGGGTTGTCGCCGTCAATGAAGTACAGGGTTTCGCTAAACGGCACTTTATCCAGCGGATTGACCTGGTCACCGGCACGGGCGATGACGTTACCGCGCATATCGCGGATAGTTTCACGCACGGTAAACGTCGGGTCATAGTGCAGCGTGCGGTCGGCTTTCGCCGAGGTCAGGCCCGCCACCGGATCGGGGCGAACGGCGTGGGCTTTCACCCTGGCTTCGGCTTCGCGCTGGATCCTGTCCATCTCACCGCTGTCTTTCATGCCATGCAGGCGCTGACCGATAAAATCCAGCAGGTCAGGCTCGGCTATCGGAAACAAATGACCAATAGTGCCGAGATCTTTTGCCCCTGCTGACAGGCTGAATAAGCCTGCCAGCAGGCAGATAACCCACCGTGATGTCATGGTGCCTCCTGCATGCGGTGGGCAATGTCCGCCTGGATCTGAGGCGTGATGTCCAGTACGGGCGTCACCACCGCCGGCGGCACCAGGATCAGGTCACCGTGCGCCTGCTGCCAGTCATTCAGGCTGGCTTTAAGCGCCTGATCAAACCGGGTGGTCAACACCCGTGCGCTGTTCTCATCCAGCTGCTTTTTAGCCGACTGCTGCATAAACAGATCGATAGTGCCCTTCATGTCAAAGACCACCGTCCGGCACTGAAATTGTTGAGCGACCAGTGCACTGATACCGGCACACACCGTGACCAGCAGCAGTGTCAGCAACAGTGCCACCGCCCCAGCCCGCACGAATTTCTTGTTGAAAAAACCGGCCTTACTGGCCGGTGTGATGCTGATGCCCTGCCTGACGTTTTGCGCATCGATATCGGTTTCATTCACGGTTGATTTCCTCGGTTTCTTTCACACTCAACCCTGCCCAAATTTCCAGCTCGCGGATCTCGTCCTGATACATGTCGGGTTCACAGGCCAGCAGGAAGGCCGCCTCTTCACTGGTGGCCCCCGCATCCTGCGCCTCGCTCATGTACTGGAAATCCTGCCCGCGCGTACTGAACATCGCCCGCGTGACCGGATCGACGAAAACGCGATGGAAGGAACTGTTTTCCCCGGTCGAAATCATCACCGAACTGAAGCCCGTTTCTTTCGCCGGCTGGAAGCCGCGAATGACCTGGGTTTCCATTTCGGTAAACTGGTCAGGGTTGGCATTGATATAGGTTTTAAAGGCTTTGGCATCCTGCAACAGCGTCACTTTTGTCCCGCTACAATCCCAGGCGGCCGCCGCCGCCGCCGGTGCGGCCTGGTCTTTGGTGCCGGTGAAGTCCTTAATCCCCTGTGTGATGGTGATGAAGGCCCCACGGTGACGGCGCACCGTCCGGTAGCCGGTTTCGATAAACCGTGCGGCATGCGGGTTAGAGCCGCTGAACAGACGCCAGGCTTCGTCGATAATGGCCACTTTTTTCAGGTCACGCGGCGAGTGGTACATTTTTTCCTGTATGGCCAGAATGAGCGAATACAGGATGGCGGACAGCAGGTGTGGCTGGTTCTCCAGGCTCAGCAACTCCAGCACGGCAAAGCGTGTTTCGCCATCGAGCGTAGGATTATCGGAGTTGAAGTACTCCCCGTTCGCCCCCCAGGTACACCAGCGGTCGAGCAGCAGAACCAGCTCGTTAATACGGTCACGGATGGTCGGCTGGGAGTCGTAAGTGGTGGTGACTTCTTGCGAAATCATGTACGCCACCACGTCATCGATACGGGCTTTGTTGGCTTTCGCTTCCCAGGCCGCGACCACGCCTTTGAGCAGAATGGTTTCGCTGACCTTATCCAACTGCTCATTAGGGCTGGCCAGTACGGTCAGCAGGCCAGTGATGCCTTCTGCCGACTCTTTAATGTCCACCACGTTCGCAAAGGGGTTAAAGCGCAGGGTGGCACCGTCCAGGTATTTCCCGCCGGCTTGTTTACAGAAGTTTTTGTAGCTCGCCCCCATGTCGATAACCCAGGCGAAACCGTGGGAGTTCAGCACCTGCCGCAGGATTTCCTGAATAAAGAAGCTTTTGCCCGCGCCGGTGGTCCCCGTCACCGCAATGTTGTAGTTAGTGCTGCCGCTGGTTTCGCTGAACATATCGAAAAATGCCAGCTGGTTACGGTAGGTCGGCAACGGACTACCTATCGGTGACATTTGCCGCTCAGCCACCACCGGCATCAGGTTGACGGCGTTAAAGCTTTTACAGCGCAGCGTCGACCCCATCACCACCATGTCTTCCCACAGCCCTTCCTGCATCATGAAGGGAAAGGAGCTGATCCAGTTTCGCAACTGCTGAAAGCGCGGGGCGGAGATTTCCAGGTCATTTTTGCGAAAGACATTGATGGCCGCCAGTTCACACGACTGTTGTTCGCTGGCGTCATCCGGCGTGAACAGGGTCAGGTTCAGCGAGAAATTGCACATGGCAATTTCGTTACTGGCCAGCCCCTGCCGCAGGTCTCGCCATTCCTCATACGCCCGCTGGGTGCCGGGGAACAGCTTGGCGTAGGACGTGCCGGCTTTCTTACCCAGGTCCTGCTCTTTACGAAACGCGTCGTTCTGGCTTTTTACCTGATCTTCCACGGAGACCGTCCAACTGAGGATGAACGGACAGGGAATACCCAGATCGGGAAAACGCATGTTCTGCAGATTGTCTGACGCCTGCCAGAGCGCAAACCTCGCCGGGGCTTTAGTCAGTTGCATATTCACAATACGGGTGCTGGCGACGGCGGTATCGCGGCTGTCTCCGAGGATTCGGTCCTCCGGCTGACGCGCGGTGGTCAACCGCAGATAGCCCGGACGCACTTCCATTTCGGTACTGTGATCGACGCACTGGCGGTGCAGTTCCTGGTCGGTGTTCCAGTGATCGGGACTGCGGGTCACCTGTCCCGGCCGGTAGTTAAGCTGTTCCCGCATGATCGACAGGAACTCCGGGGCACCGACGCGGCGGGTTTCCATATGGGCCGCCATCAGTGAGACGCGCAGCGTCTCCCGCAGTTGCACAACGGCGTCCATCGCCCGGATACCGCCTCGCCCTGAGCGGGCATACACCAGAAACACGCGGTAGTTACGCAGATAAAGCGGGTATTCCCGGTCATTACTGAGTCCCTTCAGGGCCGCCCGCTCCCAGTAGGCTTTGGTGATGGCGTTAAGCGGTTTCGCCATGCTGCCTTTCCACATGTCCTTACTGAGACCATTGTCGAGCATCTCACCCACACACTTACTGGCCACCATCAGCACGGTCACCGGCGTTTTGCGGGGCATTTTTTTGCGCAACAGGTCATCGAGCGCCTGCACAACTTGCTGATTGGCCCCGGCCAGCGGGGCCACTTCCATGATGAAGCCGATGGATCGACTGTTGATAAACAGTTCAGTTTTTTCATCATACATTCGGTAGGGTAACAGGCTGGTGATGGACGGATAGCTCAGGCTTTGCTGCAACATGTCGGCCGCCGTCTTTGCCCCGCCTTCATCCTTACTGCCGGCAAAAATGTTAGCCAGTTGGTCTAACCAGGAATCGCTCATGACACCCTGCCTTTTTTAATGTGTTGCAGAGAATAAAAACGATACGGGACCGCGTTGCAGATTATTCCCCAGGCTTTGTCAGCAAGCGTAATGCCGTCCAAAAAGGAAGATATACTGCAGGTTTTACCGCTTCCCGTTAATCCGATACCGATAATGTTCCCTGATGTCAGGACGTCTCTGGGTGGTGAAAACACGGCCAATCCTGGCGGTTGATAATGCAGGCAGCGCAGGGATGACGCTGGCACGGGCTGCTCGTCAATAAATGCGGAGGTTAATTTCCGTTTCATTGGCCTCATTCCCCTTCACTGATCACGCGAAAATCGGCATCCCAGCGGGATTTATTCTTCACGAACTCGACCACGGCGGGCTGATGGAAGCTGTCTTGTTCATCCACCCAGGGGGCGATCCACAGACGCTGCGTGGCATCGGGAATACGACGGGCGTCCACCTGTCCCGGACCGGCATAGTCAGCCGGCGTAATGGGGCGGATGGCCGAGAGAGAGCGGGTGTTACTGCCTGCGACCGGAATGGTTGATGCCCGCAGCATGGCGTCATTATTTGATACTGGCGTACCGGCTATTGGCCGGGGGGCCAGACCGGCGACGCTGATGGGGCGATCGGGCGACACGTTGGGTTTGATGTTTGTTGTGGAAGCCAGTGACTCAGCGGCAGGCTTTGGGACGGTTTGCGCCTCCGCCGTCAGGTCGTCCAGGCTTTTGCCTTTGGCCGCCAGGTGACTGGCGTCTGACATGGACAGGCATTGATCAGTGGCTGTCTTGTTACAGTCGAAATCGGAATTCATACCGGCGCAACCGGTCAACATGCCGCCCAGCAGCACGACGGGAAGAAATTTATGCATGGGAATATCTCCGGGCAATAGTGTGCCCTGTCAGGTCAAGAGGTTGGTGATTGGGGGTGATTCAGATTAGCCGGGTAGTAAGCGGAGCAGATGTTGGGAACTACCAGATAAAACGTCTTGTGACGTGCTGATTTTCTTGGCGTATGAAGGATAAAAATTGACTAAAGGCTTTCTACAACTCCTCCACAAATGACGGCACAACCTTCAATCAGGAACAGAGCCGCGACATCATCCGGTCTTAACTCGGGAAGCCGCCAGTAAATGACGACGACACCCAACAGCCATATCAGCCCTAAGAGCAGCGGAATAATGAATGCAACCAAGACGGTAAAAACGTCGAAATACTTATCCCTTGCGACGAAGAAAACCCAGACTAAAAAAAGGCTTCCTACAAGAAGAGAACCCCGCCACCTCGGCCAATTAACCTGCATCTGCGCATGCTGATTGATATACGCCCAGAGGCTAAAATAGGCGATAAACGCCAGGACAAGAATGGCAAAGGGCCACCGGTTGTGCTTACTCAGCATCATCATGATCTTCTCTATTCGTTGTGCTAATACTGCACGAGCTGAAACATTCTGCCCCACACGGCACTCATGAGTGAAATAACGCAATGCGTCATTAAAATATCGTTAATAAGGGATGGGCCGAGATGAGGTAATTTCCAGGCGACAAAGGCAGACATCACAAACAAGA
Encoded proteins:
- the traF gene encoding type-F conjugative transfer system pilin assembly protein TraF; amino-acid sequence: MKKVLLACLITCAVPAFADKGQTPTDVMVSPVDPFTGWHWYNEPKKKPEESRSEPIPPPAVPNFSKLSPTEQANLLKGYTREALARAILYPTSENTATFLRWQKFWTDHASMFSQSFAVAQLDHPDLDYNLEHPHYNSTAPLQQASDQAKQAQAISELSAQYGMFYFYRGSDPIDAQMAGVVADFARTRHISLIPVSVDGQISPQVPDSRQDAGQSARMGISHFPALFLVNPASRDFRPLAYGFMTQDDLAKRFLNVATGFKPNF
- the traN gene encoding type-F conjugative transfer system mating-pair stabilization protein TraN: MKARVGLLVACFIVSFGARSDNMDDAFNQGTTEAKQSSGLGINALNDTGVISGTISGYTANPSQSSYYGGVSGGDNGLADAGTSAVQSNDTAQTVISSSTSNPAVTIDSTATFITNGKNAELNSSTIANGTNSQCTSSVVSKTAFENYSCDKDVGTVETCARTGAASGHWSVESTEQTITLTNSDFFFRYDGNLGIYYGFTPTVNGVVVSGNMHITRTGKSGAGSFSTTFLNSSFTYADGGFNTALGNWVNEFDHSLDRSVGYTLVSGQALTFHFSSTNGCSGFWCNFAKQDADTRANAFKSGIYQIRVTLVVKTEKRVWIPQVTFTESCNFDKSTGNLINTVCSSEGGTKVIDGQTVSSDCWQYTDEYYVPSDSLGTCGTYISNANCTATGTSCSESTSGYCTHQTITYQCQTTYTSEGLLCGGSYFCMTGDCNDTTGAGDSGFDTAVAKLAGLASAGEDVKNDQINVKAFTGQAMSCRKAMAGFSNCCVDSGWGNSVGLANCNSEEMAIGKAKAKKVVVSVGQACAHAVLGVCIQKKQVYCVFGGKLARIIQEQGRRDQLGVSFGSGDSPNCRGITISELQNINFDLINFSDFYSDLMANQKIPDSSAMVKQAKDRIAAQVNAQTGGK
- the trbC gene encoding type-F conjugative transfer system pilin assembly protein TrbC, with protein sequence MNKLLITALSLCVTLLYVRFAQAAEQPIVSANDMMYMKQQQRELEQFQAQLRGSNIILPDVQQGRVSQFQNEIAASQADLNSVERTTPRAVYFVSLGIPEEGVLPMLQDARRFGIPATLRGLLDNDFRKTASVMFDLSKKDKQVGVQIDPTLYQQYGIKAVPALVVTCPGHFDVIRGSLSLYQALEKIADKGDCAATARDILRGKL
- the traU gene encoding conjugal transfer pilus assembly protein TraU; its protein translation is MLCTLAHGASANAGDGRWVNPISDVCWKCLFPMTLGSIQLASGSHPDTPNPASPIQLCPYGIFYRLGLAIGFWEPMALTDVTREPGVMVNMGGFKINLGRTGTGTGGQSDKPSPGAFYHVHWYKYPLIYWLNILTTMGCMQTGDMDIAYLSEVDPLWNDSTLAMILNPEVSLFSNLLAQGACAADSIASTAGMPLDPLFWCAGAQGSMYPFTGYTSNEFSPLEASVLVSERMAFKLHREGLLMETVGADVAVCYEYPSPIIPKSRWRYQMVNMYPEPSDCHPFGTSTQLWGSTHNSPASKKNFGYLMWRKRNCVYL
- the traW gene encoding type-F conjugative transfer system protein TraW; translation: MTSRWVICLLAGLFSLSAGAKDLGTIGHLFPIAEPDLLDFIGQRLHGMKDSGEMDRIQREAEARVKAHAVRPDPVAGLTSAKADRTLHYDPTFTVRETIRDMRGNVIARAGDQVNPLDKVPFSETLYFIDGDNPAQMKWVKQQLAGQVNFKVILVNGNIRDSSNALDEPVYFDQYGTLTTKFGFEHTPVRISRDDRTLKVEEVALK
- the trbI gene encoding type-F conjugative transfer system protein TrbI translates to MNETDIDAQNVRQGISITPASKAGFFNKKFVRAGAVALLLTLLLVTVCAGISALVAQQFQCRTVVFDMKGTIDLFMQQSAKKQLDENSARVLTTRFDQALKASLNDWQQAHGDLILVPPAVVTPVLDITPQIQADIAHRMQEAP
- the traC gene encoding type IV secretion system protein TraC; this encodes MSDSWLDQLANIFAGSKDEGGAKTAADMLQQSLSYPSITSLLPYRMYDEKTELFINSRSIGFIMEVAPLAGANQQVVQALDDLLRKKMPRKTPVTVLMVASKCVGEMLDNGLSKDMWKGSMAKPLNAITKAYWERAALKGLSNDREYPLYLRNYRVFLVYARSGRGGIRAMDAVVQLRETLRVSLMAAHMETRRVGAPEFLSIMREQLNYRPGQVTRSPDHWNTDQELHRQCVDHSTEMEVRPGYLRLTTARQPEDRILGDSRDTAVASTRIVNMQLTKAPARFALWQASDNLQNMRFPDLGIPCPFILSWTVSVEDQVKSQNDAFRKEQDLGKKAGTSYAKLFPGTQRAYEEWRDLRQGLASNEIAMCNFSLNLTLFTPDDASEQQSCELAAINVFRKNDLEISAPRFQQLRNWISSFPFMMQEGLWEDMVVMGSTLRCKSFNAVNLMPVVAERQMSPIGSPLPTYRNQLAFFDMFSETSGSTNYNIAVTGTTGAGKSFFIQEILRQVLNSHGFAWVIDMGASYKNFCKQAGGKYLDGATLRFNPFANVVDIKESAEGITGLLTVLASPNEQLDKVSETILLKGVVAAWEAKANKARIDDVVAYMISQEVTTTYDSQPTIRDRINELVLLLDRWCTWGANGEYFNSDNPTLDGETRFAVLELLSLENQPHLLSAILYSLILAIQEKMYHSPRDLKKVAIIDEAWRLFSGSNPHAARFIETGYRTVRRHRGAFITITQGIKDFTGTKDQAAPAAAAAAWDCSGTKVTLLQDAKAFKTYINANPDQFTEMETQVIRGFQPAKETGFSSVMISTGENSSFHRVFVDPVTRAMFSTRGQDFQYMSEAQDAGATSEEAAFLLACEPDMYQDEIRELEIWAGLSVKETEEINRE
- the traV gene encoding type IV conjugative transfer system lipoprotein TraV, giving the protein MHKFLPVVLLGGMLTGCAGMNSDFDCNKTATDQCLSMSDASHLAAKGKSLDDLTAEAQTVPKPAAESLASTTNIKPNVSPDRPISVAGLAPRPIAGTPVSNNDAMLRASTIPVAGSNTRSLSAIRPITPADYAGPGQVDARRIPDATQRLWIAPWVDEQDSFHQPAVVEFVKNKSRWDADFRVISEGE